From the genome of Zalophus californianus isolate mZalCal1 chromosome 5, mZalCal1.pri.v2, whole genome shotgun sequence:
CTCAGCTCTATCTCTTATTGGTTGAGACTTCAGACAAAATAGCTTCTGTGTTCCtcactttgctcatctgtaaaatagggacaatGATTCTAACTAATTCATCATTATTGTAAagttctaaaaaaacaaaatgcacagtTAATTCATTTCTTGCAAGCACTAAAATAACTAGGGTAAAGGCACTGTTGTAAAAAGTGTTGGATATTTATCATCTGAACTTTGATGTTATAAATGTGATAAGACTTGTATGCtttgacaaattttttaaaggaaacaaaatattctgggggcattaaattaaaatttatgggaTCCTagccaaaaatataaacaaaaaactagaggaacacatttttaaaagtcgtGGCTGAGGGGcccctgactggctcagtcggtagagcatgcaactcaatCTTGaagttgtgagttggagccccatgttgggtgtagaaattgttcaaaaataaaacctttagggcacctgggtggctcagctggttaagtgactgccttcaactcaggtcatgatcctggagaccctggatcgagccccacgttgagccccacatcgggctccctgctcagcagggagtctgcttttccctctgaccctcccccctctcatgcgctgtctctctcaaataaataaaatctttaaaaaaaaacaacaaaaaaaatctttttttaaaaaaaaatgtggctggaTTTTTGGTGGCTGGTTTTAGGTTGGGGCTGTCCTGCATCTAAGGCAGGAAGATGGTGGccacaaagaagacaaaaaagtcACTGGAGTTGATCAACTCCAGGCTCCAGCTTGTTATGAAAAGTGGAAAGTACCTGCTGGGGtacaagcagactctgaaaatGATCACACATGGCAAAGCGAAACTGGTCATCCTCGCCAACAACTGCCCAGCCTTGAGGAAATCTGAAATAGAATACTATGCCATATTGGCCAAAACTGGTGTCCATCACTACAGTGGCAATAATATTGAATTGGGCACAGCATGTGGGAAATACTACAGAGTATGCACACTGGCTATCATtgatccaggtgattctgatatcaTTCGAAGCATGCCAGAACAGACTGGTGAAAAATAAATCAcgcaaaatttttctttaataaaactggccacagcttgtttaaaaaaaaaaaaaaacaaaaactgtggcTGAAATAGTTTTCCAGATAAGTGGGTCCTTTTCTTAGGTAGGCCCCCTTACAATTCAGGCGCTGCTTGTGAAGGTCTTGTTCCTAGGATTTACTGGTGTGGTTGTTCTTCCTTCAGCAAGTAGCAGTAAAGATAGAAATCTAGTAAGGGAccaagagaggtggggggagagagagagagagagagagagagagagagagggagagagagggagagagagggagagagtgtgtgtgtgtgtgtgtgtgtgtgtgtgtgtgtaggagtgaGAAGTTCTAGTAACTGGAATTGTTACCgaacattttttccttccctcttgtgTGCCTagtgttgatttttcagttacTCTAAATCACAAGGGCTCTTAGTTTATTTGACCTATGTTCTGTCTGGatagcttctttaaaaataattgctgttCCATTTTGTTGGATTTGATTATATCAGTGTGCCTAAGTTTAATGTTTTAATGACTCCCTTTTGTAAATTGAATGTGTGGGCAAGCCGGTCTGTGAAAGGCCTGAATCCTGTATGTGATGATAATTACTCCTTTTTTGAGGGCAGTAGCTTTGACCTAAAATTCTTTCCACTTTGAGTATATATGTTAGGGATCTAAATATACAGAAAGCTTAAAAGAAGCAGTTAAATGTGCCATAAAGCCACTTGATTATATGTTTTTAGAATTGGAAGTGACAGTGGGTAATGACACTAATGAAAATGAGCGTATACTGATGAAAAATGTATATGTAGGTAAAAATTTAGTCACTTCAGTGGAGAGTCTCTGCAGGTTATAGAAATAGGAGTAATTCTCTTTATACAGAAAAAAGATATAgtactttataaaacaaaatcagtTTTTTATGAATTAAAGGTCCCTGAGTAGTACAATAAGAATCCTTTTACCATGTCCAGATAACcaccaccccacctttctttcctGGAGAGAAAGTTAGAAaagttatctctttaaaaaaaaattttttaagattgccatcaaaaactaatgatgtaatgtatggtgattaacataacaataaaaaataaaaataaaaatttttttaagattgcctTATTGGAATAATTAGAATAGTAAATAAGGGAATTTGTAACAAATACTAATTTATTAGTATGTCTGATTTTAGGTGAAGATTCAGTTGAACTCTTGCCAATTTGATGGGCTGGACAAGTTTCTTCTTCAATAATTTCATGAACATTCAAAAATCTGTAACTTCCTGTTGTCATTTCCAGGAAATACATGAAATCTTTCCTTATTGCTGTTAGAATGTTCTGTGCTTGAAGAGGGCATAGGTGATACACCTGACAATGGGAAGAGAAGATGTTTTGGGAATGCCATCTGCCAGAATTGTGGGCAACAGGAATGAAGAGTCAGAAAACATCTTTcctgatgttttttattttccatatactCTTAAGGCAAGGAAATAGCTTTTTTGTTAAACTGAATGATTAAGGGCATGTGAACTTTTTCTTCACCTCTCAGAAGCCCTTGACCGCTATAGAATAGGTTTGgtaggaaaatgaataaattattttcctggtGAATTTGATGTTTTGGGAGTAAAGTGGGCTCAGAATCATTGCCTCCTGCTGCAAAATATTAGAGAGAAATAAGACAGCTAAGTTGTGTTGCATCAGAATAGAAGAATTGGAATTTATTTCAATATGTCAGAGGCCCCTGGATTTAATGTAATTAGTGGCCTTGGCCTCCTCTTTGCATTCAATAAGGAATATGTAAGCTTATAACAAATTTGAACAGAGGCAATTGTACTTTTGAGATTTGTCTGCTATGTTCCAGCTTGTCACTGAGGAAATGGCTTCGTTGAGATTCTAAAGTGTCACTGAAAAGAATTTGAGACCTTGGTATCTTGTATCCTGTGTAATAAGTGTGGCCAGCCCCATTTGGGGGCAAATACTGGCCTTCATGTTCTTAGACTAAATTGTTTtcaactaaaaatgaaataaatctgttGCATCTGAATGTAATACCTGTCATTGAGAAAACAGTGATTGTTGGATTTCATGGTTGTCAGTTCTAAGAGCATTCAGTACTGTGGTTGTCTTTGGAAATTTGAGAACCATTTATCTTTGAACATGGGTTTCTAAAAATTGAATTTTACTGCCTATGAAAAGTATTGTTGGTCTAGGATTTGAAAGACCTGAATTCTAATTCCACTCTAATTACTCACTAACCAGGAACATTGTGCAAATCAGTTCATCAGCCTGGGCCAGCATCCTTAGGGGTTCAAGAGAAAtcttatatgaaaaaaacaaaaacaaaaaacagcttactttatatatatagatagatatagataaatcTTACATGAATTTTTGTTGATTATTGTAACTATCTAGTTAGGTAGAGCTCACAGATCTACTAGGCACTACAATATGAATAGGGTCTTAGAATTTTCTCATGTGTTGGCATCTCATGTTTCTTTCAACCCTTTGCTTTTGTCCTCTactaatttatactttttttttttcccattacagTACTCTTGTCCATCTGTTCTCTGTTGTGTGATCCCAATCCAGATGATCCTTTAGTGCCTGAGATTGCTCGGATCTACAAAACAGATAGAGAAAAGTAAGTATGACTAGAAAAGTAACCTATGGTGGGATGCAGAGGTTTGTGTCTCAGATCTTAACTCAGGGCTGAGTATGGGtcagatatttaaaatgaagttcTAATATACTCACCTGGGGAAAGAAGAGTGTTTGCATCAGATATCATTATAAGTTCAGGATGCTGATCTTATTTCTAATTGTTTCAAATGACTCCCACTGTTGAAAAAACTCTATAGTGTATTTTCTAAGAGCCTTATGTCTTTTGCTTGGCTTTTGACATTAAAGCATTTTGCATCAAGAGCCCATCTGTCTTTGGTGTAGGTATTTGTAAATTAATGGGAATTGATTTTCTGCCATTTGGCATAATCTAAAAAGAAAGGGAGTGAATGAACAAGACATGGAAGCcccaaatttcctttaaaaacaaaacttaaggtagaatttacatattttagaattgtACTATGAATTTTTGAAGAGTGGTCAGGATATCGAAAAAGATAGTAACTGAAAgtgttctaattttttaattttgtgtattatttGTTAAGACTATAGGAGAAAATAGGTGGGAGAGAGTGGGTAGTTTtctaaagttaaaatataaaggattaaGAATTACTTGAATTATGTTGGATTAGAGAGGCTTATAgatagtatgtttttattttttattatttttacttaagtttttatttaagtaatcgtTATACCcagcatagggcttgaactcacaacctcgagatcaagagttacatgctcttctgattgagccagccaggcacccctagatagtatatttttaaatggagctACACCAAGAATGGGGGATTGGAACAGCAATTGGTTCTTAGTTTAGTTTTGTCTGTGTTTAGCTCTGAATAGTATCTATAGTCCTGTATTTCTGGCTGCATTCAGAATAAAATTAGATCatacttttttctatttgtatacacattcacaaaaaaatttttttaagatttaaaaattttttttattttatttttttaaagattgtatttattttagagagagagagcaggagtggggtgagaggcagggggagaagcagactccccactaagcggtaagcatgatgcggggctagatcctgggactccaggatcatgacctgaactgaaggcagacacttaaccgactgagccacccaggcgctctgtaaaaaaattttttaaggtaatccctccactcaacatggggcttgaactcacaaccctgagattaagagtcgcatgctctgccaactgagccagccagatgccccacaCAAATTTTTTGATGAGAGAACCATTTTGTCCAGTATCTAGGTGAGCATGAATGCCTTCCAAAAGGCATTTCCCAAGTCATTTGCTTATTAGAAATttagaaagaggggcacctgggtggtttagtcagttaagcgtcccactcttgatttcggctcaggtcatgatctcagggtcgtgggatcaagccccgcatccaactctgccctcagcacagagtctatttgtccctttccctctgctttcccccaCACACTCTCGCACTCttggtctctcttttctctcactcaaataaataaataaataagaaggctTTGCTTGAATAGTACCAGTTATTCCCCTCAAGTTTCAGATGGGATAATGAATGAAATCTGTTGCTTTCTGACTGACTCCTCACCTGTGTTAAGCCAAGCTTCTCTTTGTGTGTACAGGTACAACAGAATAGCTCGGGAATGGACTCAGAAGTATGCGAtgtaattaaagaaattattggATAACCTCTACAAATAAAGATAGGGGAACTCTGAAAGAGAAAGtccttttgatttccatttgaCTGCTTTCTATGAGCCCACGCCTCATCTTCCCCTGTGCACATGTTTACCTGATACAGCAGTGCTGCGTGTTGTACATACTTGGAACAACAAACTAGAAATACTGTACTTCTGTACCAACATTGCCTCCTAgcagagaagtgtgtgtgtgacaaGCCAGTTCTCCAGGCGTAACCTAGGTGTGAGACTAAAAGTTTTCCTTATTGACTTAAATTTGGATAACGGCAAGGTGAGGGGTGGTGGGTATGATGTGTGCTTGGATGGGGAAGAAAAGCTCCACTGACCTGTAGGAGATTGTTTTTAAGTGGAATCCTTTTAAACTCAGAACAGTTATAAAGGCAAGGCGAAGAACACGAAGCTgtttctgtattcatttttttccgAAGGACCTACGTCTTAGGTGAAAGTTATGACCAACCAGATTAAACTCTACCCACATCCTGTATTTTAAGGTCTAAGTTTAACTGGTCAACATTTAAATGGATTGGAGCTATTAGTACATAAAGTGTGATGGGCTTTGGTCCCACATCTTTTGCATCTCCCCACCCTTCAACCTTTGTCCTTtcagcccctttctctcttccacatTCTTTGGTTTGTATGTGGTTTCTCAGTTAATACATAGCTAATAgctcttattt
Proteins encoded in this window:
- the LOC113928937 gene encoding 60S ribosomal protein L30-like yields the protein MVATKKTKKSLELINSRLQLVMKSGKYLLGYKQTLKMITHGKAKLVILANNCPALRKSEIEYYAILAKTGVHHYSGNNIELGTACGKYYRVCTLAIIDPGDSDIIRSMPEQTGEK